From one Asterias amurensis chromosome 10, ASM3211899v1 genomic stretch:
- the LOC139943313 gene encoding D-glutamate cyclase, mitochondrial-like isoform X1: MSNMSGLNRKEDFANEHPEVARKAFRAGKGFVTSGVCIGYLQANIVIVHKSLADDFAGFCAANSGPLPMLYRSEVGQLTAPAITKTDSDISTDLPAYYVFEDGKISGTIQDLNAYRDVIHDYVTFYQGCSFSFEGALLAAGVPVRNIEQNSDTSAYRLNVTCHPVGPFSAQMITSMRPIPRAQVQTAFRATHPFTSAHGAPVHMGNPELVGVYDLSKTDYLVPVKFHEGDVPVFWACGITGPESLQSLRNPAPVAFSDAVGLYISDTPVASTISSQEDSPACLPIVVPLSDEPYWASVTSEAVVQKIRKLEGLIATNSSGNNDLLKSSLAVSHASFVAITTMSTIDDDTTSGVVALARMLRALGKRVDFLATQTQYKEQAKIVEELVEKNILDEGISVVHFPPEGEDDTLETARKFLFQTGAKNNQRYDHVIAIDSVERDGHQTGCVRSTEMLFQAAKDKSTILTTIIMNVEEPTDLYSREASSCDFRIQTTGTAGWGGYALASALYLLRVCPIHDRYRRRAIGFPPTEKELQMFQTALPDIEKEDLISQIVNNLKMSVASERDASSLSFWEINKNKLKQLLNIIH; this comes from the exons GCAACATGAGTGGTTTAAACAGAAAGGAAGACTTCGCCAATGAACATCCAGAAGTTGCCCGGAAAGCCTTCCGCGCGGGAAAAGGCTTCGTTACTTCGGGCGTTTGCATTG GTTATCTACAAGCAAACATAGTGATTGTGCACAAGTCTTTAGCTGATGACTTCGCTGGGTTTTGTGCGGCAAACTCCGGCCCATTGCCGATGTTGTACCGGTCTGAGGTCGGGCAGCTCACGGCCCCCGCCATCACTAAAACAGACTCCGATATCAG CACGGACCTGCCAGCCTACTACGTATTTGAAGATGGTAAAATATCCGGCACAATACAGGACCTTAACGCCTACCGTGACGTCATTCATGACTACGTCACATTCTACCAGGGGTGTAGTTTCTCGTTTGAGGGGGCTCTCCTGGCAGCCGGCGTCCCAGTGCGTAACATTGAACAAAACTCAGACACCAGTGCGTATAGG CTGAACGTCACGTGTCACCCTGTTGGTCCATTTAGCGCCCAGATGATAACATCAATGCGGCCCATACCTCGTGCGCAGGTGCAGACCGCGTTCCGAGCCACGCACCCCTTCACCTCTGCACATGGTGCACCCGTGCACATGGGCAATCCAG AGCTGGTAGGTGTATATGACTTGTCGAAGACGGATTACCTGGTGCCAGTGAAGTTTCATGAAGGGGATGTTCCGGTATTCTGGGCTTGTGGGATCACTGGACCAGAGTCCCTCCAATCCCTCC GAAATCCTGCGCCAGTGGCATTTAGTGACGCGGTGGGTCTCTACATCTCAGATACACCAGTCGCTAGCACCATCAGTAGTCAAGAAGACTCCCCAGCCTGCTTACCAATAGTCGTACCCCTCAGTGACGAGCCCTACTGGGCTAGTGTTACCAGCGAGGCAGTGGTGCAAAAAATCAGGAAGTTAGAAGGTCTTATTGCTACCAATTCATCCG GAAACAATGATCTATTGAAGTCATCCCTTGCCGTCTCCCATGCATCATTCGTTGCCATAACAACCATGAGTACCATTGACGATGACACAACCTCTGGTGTCGTTGCATTGGCCAGAATGCTCCGAGCCCTCGGGAAAAGAGTGGATTTTTTGGCCACCCAAACACAATACAAGGAACAGGCCAAGATTGTGGAAGAACTGGTAGAGAAAA ATATATTAGATGAGGGCATATCTGTGGTACACTTCCCACCGGAGGGAGAAGACGACACTCTTGAAACAGCCAGGAAGTTCCTTTTTCAGACTGGTGCCAAAAACAACCAACGCTATGACCATGTCATTGCTATTGATAGTGTTGAAAGAGACGGGCACCAGACGGGGTGTGTGCGAAGCACCGAAATGCTGTTCCAGGCTGCTAAAGACAAGTCAACTATCCTCACTACGA TTATCATGAATGTTGAAGAACCGACCGATCTGTACTCACGGGAAGCATCAAGTTGTGATTTTCGCATCCAGACGACTGGAACGGCTGGATGGGGAGGCTACGCCTTGGCAAGCGCCCTCTATCTACTCAGGGTGTGCCCAATCCATGATAGATACAGAAGACGCGCAATCGGATTCCCGCCGACCGAGAAGGAACTGCAAATGTTTCAGACTGCTCTGCCGGACATTGAAAAG
- the LOC139943313 gene encoding D-glutamate cyclase, mitochondrial-like isoform X2, whose product MSGLNRKEDFANEHPEVARKAFRAGKGFVTSGVCIGYLQANIVIVHKSLADDFAGFCAANSGPLPMLYRSEVGQLTAPAITKTDSDISTDLPAYYVFEDGKISGTIQDLNAYRDVIHDYVTFYQGCSFSFEGALLAAGVPVRNIEQNSDTSAYRLNVTCHPVGPFSAQMITSMRPIPRAQVQTAFRATHPFTSAHGAPVHMGNPELVGVYDLSKTDYLVPVKFHEGDVPVFWACGITGPESLQSLRNPAPVAFSDAVGLYISDTPVASTISSQEDSPACLPIVVPLSDEPYWASVTSEAVVQKIRKLEGLIATNSSGNNDLLKSSLAVSHASFVAITTMSTIDDDTTSGVVALARMLRALGKRVDFLATQTQYKEQAKIVEELVEKNILDEGISVVHFPPEGEDDTLETARKFLFQTGAKNNQRYDHVIAIDSVERDGHQTGCVRSTEMLFQAAKDKSTILTTIIMNVEEPTDLYSREASSCDFRIQTTGTAGWGGYALASALYLLRVCPIHDRYRRRAIGFPPTEKELQMFQTALPDIEKEDLISQIVNNLKMSVASERDASSLSFWEINKNKLKQLLNIIH is encoded by the exons ATGAGTGGTTTAAACAGAAAGGAAGACTTCGCCAATGAACATCCAGAAGTTGCCCGGAAAGCCTTCCGCGCGGGAAAAGGCTTCGTTACTTCGGGCGTTTGCATTG GTTATCTACAAGCAAACATAGTGATTGTGCACAAGTCTTTAGCTGATGACTTCGCTGGGTTTTGTGCGGCAAACTCCGGCCCATTGCCGATGTTGTACCGGTCTGAGGTCGGGCAGCTCACGGCCCCCGCCATCACTAAAACAGACTCCGATATCAG CACGGACCTGCCAGCCTACTACGTATTTGAAGATGGTAAAATATCCGGCACAATACAGGACCTTAACGCCTACCGTGACGTCATTCATGACTACGTCACATTCTACCAGGGGTGTAGTTTCTCGTTTGAGGGGGCTCTCCTGGCAGCCGGCGTCCCAGTGCGTAACATTGAACAAAACTCAGACACCAGTGCGTATAGG CTGAACGTCACGTGTCACCCTGTTGGTCCATTTAGCGCCCAGATGATAACATCAATGCGGCCCATACCTCGTGCGCAGGTGCAGACCGCGTTCCGAGCCACGCACCCCTTCACCTCTGCACATGGTGCACCCGTGCACATGGGCAATCCAG AGCTGGTAGGTGTATATGACTTGTCGAAGACGGATTACCTGGTGCCAGTGAAGTTTCATGAAGGGGATGTTCCGGTATTCTGGGCTTGTGGGATCACTGGACCAGAGTCCCTCCAATCCCTCC GAAATCCTGCGCCAGTGGCATTTAGTGACGCGGTGGGTCTCTACATCTCAGATACACCAGTCGCTAGCACCATCAGTAGTCAAGAAGACTCCCCAGCCTGCTTACCAATAGTCGTACCCCTCAGTGACGAGCCCTACTGGGCTAGTGTTACCAGCGAGGCAGTGGTGCAAAAAATCAGGAAGTTAGAAGGTCTTATTGCTACCAATTCATCCG GAAACAATGATCTATTGAAGTCATCCCTTGCCGTCTCCCATGCATCATTCGTTGCCATAACAACCATGAGTACCATTGACGATGACACAACCTCTGGTGTCGTTGCATTGGCCAGAATGCTCCGAGCCCTCGGGAAAAGAGTGGATTTTTTGGCCACCCAAACACAATACAAGGAACAGGCCAAGATTGTGGAAGAACTGGTAGAGAAAA ATATATTAGATGAGGGCATATCTGTGGTACACTTCCCACCGGAGGGAGAAGACGACACTCTTGAAACAGCCAGGAAGTTCCTTTTTCAGACTGGTGCCAAAAACAACCAACGCTATGACCATGTCATTGCTATTGATAGTGTTGAAAGAGACGGGCACCAGACGGGGTGTGTGCGAAGCACCGAAATGCTGTTCCAGGCTGCTAAAGACAAGTCAACTATCCTCACTACGA TTATCATGAATGTTGAAGAACCGACCGATCTGTACTCACGGGAAGCATCAAGTTGTGATTTTCGCATCCAGACGACTGGAACGGCTGGATGGGGAGGCTACGCCTTGGCAAGCGCCCTCTATCTACTCAGGGTGTGCCCAATCCATGATAGATACAGAAGACGCGCAATCGGATTCCCGCCGACCGAGAAGGAACTGCAAATGTTTCAGACTGCTCTGCCGGACATTGAAAAG